Proteins from one Osmerus mordax isolate fOsmMor3 chromosome 21, fOsmMor3.pri, whole genome shotgun sequence genomic window:
- the LOC136965678 gene encoding trace amine-associated receptor 7e-like, which translates to MQILPGEEEIQDLLSCQLNTSCQKQVRSRNESAFVYTALSFVSLLTVLLNMLVLISISHFRQLHTPTNVLIFSLALADLLVGAQMIPLEMITRSNPCWYLGRLMCYLVPYASTVFTTSSIWNLALISVDRYIAVCEPLLYPSRVTMRRIISCTILNWTSSFTYCSWLLLHHFGKPYSYDSCSGLCVVILTTNSWTVDLFVAFLCPCCVIIVLYIRIFTVAISQARSIKSNSVSTDLMKTSKSERKAAKTLSIVIVIYLLCFAPYFSSNFADWFSQMVINWITQINSCLNPLIYAFFYPWFKKSMKCIITLKILQPFSSELNLM; encoded by the coding sequence atgCAGATCctgccaggagaggaggagatacaAGATCTTCTGTCATGCCAGCTCAACACTTCCTGCCAGAAGCAGGTTCGCTCCAGGAACGAGTCTGCCTTCGTCTACACTGCCCTCTCCTTTGTGTCTCTGCTGACGGTGCTGCTCAACATGCTGGtcctcatctccatctcccacTTCAGGCAGCTCCACACCCCCACCAACGTCCTGATCTTCTCCCTGGCCCTGGCCGACCTCCTGGTGGGAGCACAGATGATCCCTCTGGAAATGATCACCAGATCCAACCCCTGCTGGTACCTGGGCAGGCTGATGTGCTATCTGGTCCCCTATGCCAGCACAGTCTTTACCACCTCCTCGATATGGAACCTGGCTCTCATATCTGTCGACCGCTACATTGCTGTGTGTGAACCACTCCTGTATCCCTCCAGGGTCACGATGAGGAGAATAATTTCATGTACTATTCTCAACTGGACTTCTTCTTTCACTTACTGCAGCTGGTTGCTGTTACACCACTTTGGTAAACCATATTCCTATGACAGTTGTAGTGGACTGTGTGTGGTAATATTGACAACCAACTCTTGGACTGTTGACCTCTTTGTTGCTTTTCTCTGCCCTTGCTGTGTCATAATTGTTCTTTACATAAGAATATTCACTGTTGCAATCTCCCAAGCCAGAAGCATTAAGTCCAACTCAGTGAGCACTGACTTGATGAAGACgagtaaatcagagagaaaagcAGCAAAAACTCTCAGTATAGTTATAGTAATTTATCTGCTTTGTTTTGCTCCATACTTTAGTTCCAATTTCGCTGATTGGTTTTCACAGATGGTTATAAATTGGATAACTCAGATAAATTCCTGTCTCAACCCTCTGATCTATGCTTTCTTTTACCCGTGGTTTAAAAAGTCTATGAAATGCATCATAACCCTGAAGATACTGCAGCCCTTCTCCTCTGAACTCAACCTGATGTAG
- the LOC136965716 gene encoding patatin-like phospholipase domain-containing protein 6 isoform X2, with protein MGAKTVIAIDVGSQDETDLCNYGDSLSGWWLLWKRINPWAEKVKVPDMAEIQSRLAYVSCVRQLEVVKKSAYCEYIRPPIDRFKTMDFGKFDEIYDVGYQHGKLLFTGWARGDIIHKMLKDHRSADYSESKKTDTCTCPGADFTDLAEIVSRIEPVQTYVAADEESDCLTEYEEEGMDTVREEEGEEDEEEADDQEDHSPGEWGQNGVFQTDEEKTIRQRRKAANDSEFSDC; from the exons ATGGGCGCCAAAACGGTGATCGCCATCGACGTAGGCAGCCAGGACGAGACTGACCTCTGTAACTATGGCGACAGCCTGTCCGGCTGGTGGTTGCTTTGGAAACGGATCAACCCCTGGGCTGAGAAAGTGAAG GTTCCGGACATGGCAGAGATCCAGTCCAGGCTGGCCTACGTCTCATGCGTGCgtcagctggaggtggtcaaGAAGAGCGCCTACTGCGAGTACATCCGACCGCCCATCGACCGCTTCAAGACCATGGACTTTGGCAAGTTTGATGAGATCTAC GATGTGGGATACCAGCACGGCAAGCTGCTCTTCACGGGCTGGGCTCGCGGTGACATCATCCACAAGATGCTGAAGGATCATCGCTCAGCCGACTACAGCGAGAGCAAGAAGACCGAC ACGTGCACCTGCCCGGGGGCGGACTTCACCGACCTGGCCGAGATCGTGTCCAGGATTGAGCCGGTCCAGACCTACGTGGCTGCGGACG AGGAGTCGGACTGTCTGACGGAGTACGAGGAGGAGGGCATGGACACggtgcgggaggaggagggggaggaggacgaggaggaggccgACGACCAGGAGGACCACTCGCCCGGAGAATGGGGCCAGAACGGAGTCTTCCAGACG GATGAGGAGAAGACCATCCGCCAGCGGAGGAAAGCTGCTAACGACTCTGAGTTCTCCGACTGCtga
- the LOC136965716 gene encoding patatin-like phospholipase domain-containing protein 6 isoform X1, giving the protein MGAKTVIAIDVGSQDETDLCNYGDSLSGWWLLWKRINPWAEKVKVPDMAEIQSRLAYVSCVRQLEVVKKSAYCEYIRPPIDRFKTMDFGKFDEIYDVGYQHGKLLFTGWARGDIIHKMLKDHRSADYSESKKTDTCTCPGADFTDLAEIVSRIEPVQTYVAADAEESDCLTEYEEEGMDTVREEEGEEDEEEADDQEDHSPGEWGQNGVFQTDEEKTIRQRRKAANDSEFSDC; this is encoded by the exons ATGGGCGCCAAAACGGTGATCGCCATCGACGTAGGCAGCCAGGACGAGACTGACCTCTGTAACTATGGCGACAGCCTGTCCGGCTGGTGGTTGCTTTGGAAACGGATCAACCCCTGGGCTGAGAAAGTGAAG GTTCCGGACATGGCAGAGATCCAGTCCAGGCTGGCCTACGTCTCATGCGTGCgtcagctggaggtggtcaaGAAGAGCGCCTACTGCGAGTACATCCGACCGCCCATCGACCGCTTCAAGACCATGGACTTTGGCAAGTTTGATGAGATCTAC GATGTGGGATACCAGCACGGCAAGCTGCTCTTCACGGGCTGGGCTCGCGGTGACATCATCCACAAGATGCTGAAGGATCATCGCTCAGCCGACTACAGCGAGAGCAAGAAGACCGAC ACGTGCACCTGCCCGGGGGCGGACTTCACCGACCTGGCCGAGATCGTGTCCAGGATTGAGCCGGTCCAGACCTACGTGGCTGCGGACG CAGAGGAGTCGGACTGTCTGACGGAGTACGAGGAGGAGGGCATGGACACggtgcgggaggaggagggggaggaggacgaggaggaggccgACGACCAGGAGGACCACTCGCCCGGAGAATGGGGCCAGAACGGAGTCTTCCAGACG GATGAGGAGAAGACCATCCGCCAGCGGAGGAAAGCTGCTAACGACTCTGAGTTCTCCGACTGCtga